The window CCCTTGCTGTATGCCTTCTCCAAGGACGATCCCGGTGCGGCTGGACGGCTGATCAAGGATTTCGCGAAGACCAACGACAAGCTCGTCGCCAAGGTCGTGTCCGTGGGCGGAAAGCTCTACGGCGCTGCCGAACTGGATCGACTGGCGAGTCTGCCGACCCGCGATCAGGCCCTGTCCATGCTGCTCGGAGTGCTCACGCAGCCCGCCACCCAGCTGGTGCGCGTGCTGGCCGAACCGGCCGCAAGCCTGGCGCGCGCAATCCGCGCGGTCGGCGAGCAGCGCCAGGAAGCCGCTTGAGCGAGTTCAGCAATCGAACTGCTACACCCGTTTTTCAATCAGGAGTTTTCAATCATGTCGATTAGCAACGATCAGATCCTCGAAGCCATCGCTTCGAAGAGCCTCATGGAGATCATGGATCTCGTGAAGGCGATGGAAGAGAAGTTCGGCGTCTCCGCCGCCGCCCCGGTCGCCGTGGCTGCCGGTCCGGCCGCCGCTGCCGCCCCGGTCGAAGAGAAGACCGAGTTCACCGTCGTCCTCGCCGCTGCCGGCGAGAAGAAGGTGGAAGTCATCAAGGCCGTCCGCGCGATCACCAGCCTGGGCCTCAAGGAAGCCAAGGACCTGGTCGAAGGCGCCCCGGCGACCGTCAAGGACGCCGTCAGCAAGGACGACGCTGCGAAGTTCAAGAAGATGCTGGAAGAAGCCGGCGCCAAGGTCGACGTCAAGTAATCGATCCTGGCTCGGTATTTCCACCATCGGTGGTTCTGGGCTGGGGATCGCAAGATCCCCGGCCCTTTGCTGTTCACGAGTGAAAAGTGAAATGTGAAAAGTGAAATGAGGTCCTGAAATGCCGCGCCTCGCGGCCGGATCGCTCTCTTTCACTTTTCACTTTTCACGTTTAACCGCTGTCGACAGACAGCCCAAGGCGAGAGTACCCCCCATGAGCTACTCGTTCACCGAAAAGAAGCGCATCCGCAAGGATTTCGGCAAGACCGCCGCGGTGTTGGCCGTGCCGCCTCTGCTGGCGATCCAGGTCAATTCCTACCGCGATTTCCTGCAGATGGACTCGTCGCCGTCCGGCTACCGCGACGTCGGCCTGCACGCCGCGCTGAAATCGGTGTTCCCGATCAGCTCCTACTCCGGCTCCGCGTCGCTGGAGTACGTCAGCTACCGCCTGGGTGAGCCGCCGTTCGATGTGCGTGAATGCAAGTCGCGCGGCCTGTCCTACGGCGCGCCGCTGCGCGTGACCGTGCGCCTGGTGGTGTACGACCGCGAGTCGTCGAACAAGGCGATCAAGTACGTCAAGGAGCAGGAGGTCTACATGGGCGAATTGCCGCTCATGACCGACACCGGCACCTTCATCGTCAACGGCACCGAGCGCGTCATCGTCTCGCAGCTGCACCGCAGCCCGGGCGTGTTCTTCGACCACGACCGCGGCAAGACCCACAGCTCGGGCAAGCTGCTGTACTCCGCGCGCGTGATTCCCTACCGCGGCTCCTGGCTGGACTTCGAGTTCGACCCGAAGGACTCGCTGTTCACCCGCATCGACCGTCGCCGCAAGCTGCCGGTGACCATCCTGCTGCGCGCGCTGGGCTACACCAACACGCAGATCCTGCAGACCTTCTTCGAGATCAACCGCTTCGAACTGCAGAACGTCGGCGCGAAGCTGGAACTGGTGCCGGACCGTCTGCGCGGCGAGACCGCCAGCTTCGACATCCGCATCGGCAAGGAGCTGATCGTCGAGGCCGGCAAGCGCATCACCTCGCGCCACGTGCGCCAGATGGAGAAGCTCAAGGACAAGCAGATCGAGGTGCCGGACGAGTACCTGATCGGTCGCATCCTGAGCGAGGACGTGGTCGACCCGAAGACCGGCGAAGTGCTGGCGCTGGCCAATGACGAGCTGCATGACGAGCATCTGGCCGCCTTCCGCAAGGCCAAGATCGAGCAGATCGGCACGATCTTCGTCAACGACCTGGACCGCGGCCCGTACATCAGCAACACCTTGCGCATCGACCCCTCGCGCTCGCAGTTGGAAGCGCTGGTCGAGATCTACCGCATGATGCGTCCGGGCGAGCCGCCGACCAAGGAAGCCGCGCAGAACCTGTTCCAGAACCTGTTCTTCACCGCCGACCGCTACGACCTGTCGGCCGTCGGCCGCATGAAGTTCAACCGTCGCGTCGGGCGCAAGGAAACCACTGGTTCGGGCGTGCTCTCGCACGACGACATCCTGTCGGTGCTGCGCGTGCTGATCGACATCCGCAACGGCAAGGGCACGGTCGATGACATCGACCACCTCGGCAATCGCCGCGTGCGCAGCGTCGGCGAGATGGCCGAAAACGTGTTCCGCATCGGCCTGGTGCGCGTCGAGCGCGCGGTCAAGGAGCGCCTGTCGATGGCCGAGTCCGAGGGCCTGACCCCGCAGGAACTGATCAACGCCAAGCCGGTGGCCGCGGCGATCAAGGAGTTCTTCGGCTCCTCGCAGCTCAGCCAGTTCATGGACCAGAACAACCCGCTGTCGGAAGTGACGCACAAGCGTCGCGTTTCGGCGCTGGGTCCGGGCGGCCTGACGCGCGAACGCGCCGGCTTCGAGGTGCGCGACGTGCACCCGACGCACTACGGCCGCGTGTGCCCGATCGAGACCCCGGAAGGCCCGAACATCGGCCTGATCAACTCGCTGTCGGTGTACGCCCGCACCAACGATTACGGTTTCATCGAGACCCCGTTCCGGCGCGTCGTCGACGGCCAGATCACCGAGCAGGTCGACTACCTGTCGGCGATCGAGGAACAGGAGTTCGTGGTCGCCACCGCGAGCGCCCAGGTGACCCCGGACGGCCGCTTCGTCGACGACCTGGTGAACTGCCGTGAACGTGGCGAAATCCTGCTCAAGGCACCGAACGAAATCCATTACATGGACGTCGCGCCGATGCAGACCGTGTCGGTCGCGGCCGCGCTGGTGCCCTTCCTCGAGCACAACGACGCCAACCGCGCACTGATGGGCGCGAACATGCAGCGCCAGGCGGTGCCGACGCTGCGCGCCGACGTGCCGGTGGTTGGCACCGGCATCGAGCGCAAGGTGGCTTCCGATTCCGGCGTGACCGTGAACGCCCGCCGCGGTGGCGTGGTCGACCAGATCGACGCCGGCCGCGTGGTGGTCAAGGTCAACGAGGCCGAGGTCGGCGAGAACGATGCCGGCGTCGACATCTACAGCCTGATCAAGTACACCCGTTCGAACCAGAACACCTGCATCAACCAGCGTCCGCTGGTGCAGGTGGGCGATCGCGTGGCGCCCGGCGACGTGCTCGCCGACGGCCCGTCGACCGACCTCGGCGAGCTGGCGCTGGGCCAGAACATGCTGGTCGCGTTCATGCCGTGGAATGGCTACAACTTCGAAGACTCGATCCTGGTCTCCGAGCGCGTGGTCAAGGAAGATCGCTACACCACGATCCACATCGAGGAACTGACCTGCGTCGCCCGCGACACCAAGCTCGGCCCCGAGGAAATCACCGCGGACATCCCGAACGTCGGCGAGCAGGCGCTGTCGCGCCTCGACGAGAGCGGCATCGTCTACATCGGCGCCGAAGTCGACGCCGGCGACATCCTGGTCGGCAAGGTCACGCCGAAGGGCGAGACCCAGCTGACCCCGGAAGAGAAGCTGCTGCGCGCGATCTTCGGCGAGAAGGCTTCCGACGTGAAGGACAGCTCGCTGCGCGTGCCGCCGGGCATGGACGGCACCGTCATCGACGTGCAGGTGTTCACCCGCGATGGCCTCGAGAAGGACAAGCGCGCGCTGCAGATCGAGCAGGCCGAAGTCAAGCGCGTGCGCAAGGACTTCGACGACCAGTTCCGCATCCTTGAAGCCGCGATCTACGACCGCCTGGCCGACCAGTTGGTGGGCAAGATCGTCAATGGTGGCCCGCAGGGCATCAAGAAGGGCGAAACGGTCACCCGCGAGTACCTCGCCAAGCTGGACCGCAAGGACTGGTTCGCGATCCGCATGAAGGAAGATTCGGCGGCCGAGGCCATCGAGAAGGCCCAGGAGCAGATCGAGCGCCACAAGGCCGAGTTCGACAAGCGCTTCGAGCACAAGCGCAGCAAGATCACCGCGGGCGACGACCTCGCCCCGGGCGTGCTGAAGATGGTCAAGGTCTACCTGGCGGTGAAGCGCCGCATCCAGCCGGGCGACAAGATGG is drawn from Rhodanobacteraceae bacterium and contains these coding sequences:
- the rplJ gene encoding 50S ribosomal protein L10, which codes for MALNLEQKKEVVAELAEVASGAMSLVAAKYDGLTVAHLTALRVKARKDGVYLRVVKNTLARRAVQGTEFECVADALTGPLLYAFSKDDPGAAGRLIKDFAKTNDKLVAKVVSVGGKLYGAAELDRLASLPTRDQALSMLLGVLTQPATQLVRVLAEPAASLARAIRAVGEQRQEAA
- the rplL gene encoding 50S ribosomal protein L7/L12, with amino-acid sequence MSISNDQILEAIASKSLMEIMDLVKAMEEKFGVSAAAPVAVAAGPAAAAAPVEEKTEFTVVLAAAGEKKVEVIKAVRAITSLGLKEAKDLVEGAPATVKDAVSKDDAAKFKKMLEEAGAKVDVK
- the rpoB gene encoding DNA-directed RNA polymerase subunit beta, whose protein sequence is MSYSFTEKKRIRKDFGKTAAVLAVPPLLAIQVNSYRDFLQMDSSPSGYRDVGLHAALKSVFPISSYSGSASLEYVSYRLGEPPFDVRECKSRGLSYGAPLRVTVRLVVYDRESSNKAIKYVKEQEVYMGELPLMTDTGTFIVNGTERVIVSQLHRSPGVFFDHDRGKTHSSGKLLYSARVIPYRGSWLDFEFDPKDSLFTRIDRRRKLPVTILLRALGYTNTQILQTFFEINRFELQNVGAKLELVPDRLRGETASFDIRIGKELIVEAGKRITSRHVRQMEKLKDKQIEVPDEYLIGRILSEDVVDPKTGEVLALANDELHDEHLAAFRKAKIEQIGTIFVNDLDRGPYISNTLRIDPSRSQLEALVEIYRMMRPGEPPTKEAAQNLFQNLFFTADRYDLSAVGRMKFNRRVGRKETTGSGVLSHDDILSVLRVLIDIRNGKGTVDDIDHLGNRRVRSVGEMAENVFRIGLVRVERAVKERLSMAESEGLTPQELINAKPVAAAIKEFFGSSQLSQFMDQNNPLSEVTHKRRVSALGPGGLTRERAGFEVRDVHPTHYGRVCPIETPEGPNIGLINSLSVYARTNDYGFIETPFRRVVDGQITEQVDYLSAIEEQEFVVATASAQVTPDGRFVDDLVNCRERGEILLKAPNEIHYMDVAPMQTVSVAAALVPFLEHNDANRALMGANMQRQAVPTLRADVPVVGTGIERKVASDSGVTVNARRGGVVDQIDAGRVVVKVNEAEVGENDAGVDIYSLIKYTRSNQNTCINQRPLVQVGDRVAPGDVLADGPSTDLGELALGQNMLVAFMPWNGYNFEDSILVSERVVKEDRYTTIHIEELTCVARDTKLGPEEITADIPNVGEQALSRLDESGIVYIGAEVDAGDILVGKVTPKGETQLTPEEKLLRAIFGEKASDVKDSSLRVPPGMDGTVIDVQVFTRDGLEKDKRALQIEQAEVKRVRKDFDDQFRILEAAIYDRLADQLVGKIVNGGPQGIKKGETVTREYLAKLDRKDWFAIRMKEDSAAEAIEKAQEQIERHKAEFDKRFEHKRSKITAGDDLAPGVLKMVKVYLAVKRRIQPGDKMAGRHGNKGVVSNIVPVEDMPYMADGTSVDIVLNPLGVPSRMNIGQVLETHLGWAAKGLGKRIGEMLEAKAKIADLRKFLDEIYNKDMPRPQVDLAEFTDEELMNLAKNLKKGVPMATPVFDGATEAEIKRMLKLAGLPDSGQTVLFDGRTGDAFERPVTVGYMYMLKLNHLVDDKMHARSTGPYSLVTQQPLGGKAQFGGQRFGEMEVWALEAYGAAYTLQEMLTVKSDDVQGRNQMYKNIVDGDHQMVAGMPESFNVLVKEIRSLAIHIELENEAQ